One window of the Eucalyptus grandis isolate ANBG69807.140 chromosome 6, ASM1654582v1, whole genome shotgun sequence genome contains the following:
- the LOC104450815 gene encoding LOW QUALITY PROTEIN: probable LRR receptor-like serine/threonine-protein kinase At1g53440 (The sequence of the model RefSeq protein was modified relative to this genomic sequence to represent the inferred CDS: substituted 1 base at 1 genomic stop codon), producing the protein MVMPLGSVSRVAVCVVLVVICSGVFKCDSQLLPRDEVETLKTIATKMRNKYWNVTTKSCSDGIGLNVTTLPSGMTSNVTCDCSFINSTVCHVTTIQLKGLNLTGIFPDEFGNLTCLREIDLTSNYISGPLPTTLTQIPLIILLALGNRISGIPKEIGNIITLEELVLEDNLLEGPLEPNIGNLSGLRKLQLSANNFTGTIPESFGNLKNLENFRIDGSTLSGKIPDFIGNWTKITRLDMQGTSMEGPIPSSISLLKNLTELRISDLKGSSSNFPNLLNMTMMKTLILRNCLLTGSIPSYIGSWTRLKTLDLSVNRLTGEVPDTMGAALDYMFLANNSLTGAVPSWVTSSKNYLDLSYNNFNGSSHISCQQSQVNLVSSFSSNRNNWLWCMEKDLPCSGKAQYNSMFINCGGPKMTFEGNEYEEDTNPNGPSIFSSFSSASSEKWAYSSIGLYMGNVEAAYVANNPLSMNVSGSGFYETARLSPWSIRYYFLCMMKGSYKVRLHFAEIQYSDDKTFSSLGRRIFDISIQVILVNSCGAIKCXRILILREEAGGVGKGIYRDFDNIYVNGSTLEIHLYWSGKGTTAIPDRGVYGPLISAIAVTPNFDVGSVGLSAGAITGIVVASVVLLVSILLVLWLTRFLGGREVNDLDLQTGHFTLQQIKAATGDFDSVNKIGEGGFGAVYKGTLLDGTIIAVKQHSSKSKQGNREFLNEISMIFALQHPNLVKLYGCCIEGNQLLLVYEYMENNSLAHALFDEQQIELDWATRKKIGLGIARGLAYLHEESTLKIVHRDIKATNVLLDKELNAKISDFGLAKLDEEENTHISTRVAGTIGYMAPEYAMRGYLTDKADVYSFGVVTLEIVSGKSNTNYRPKEEFVYLLDWAYVLQEQGNVLELVDPRLGSDYSMEEAMRMLNLALLCTNPSPTLRPPMSTVVSILEGNSPIQAPIIKRSATNPNPRFRAFERLANDIQTNVSTFSQDTHLVPGSMSIEGPWIDSSASFRSKDETHGHSSESKLLSDF; encoded by the exons ATGGTGATGCCTCTGGGTTCAGTTTCCAGAGTGGCTGTCTGCGTCGTTCTTGTCGTGATTTGCTCTGGGGTCTTCAAGTGTGATTCTCAACTCTTGCCGCGAGATGAAG TGGAAACACTAAAAACAATTGCCACAAAAATGCGGAACAAATACTGGAATGTAACCACGAAATCATGCAGTGATGGTATAGGTCTAAACGTGACGACCTTGCCTTCGGGAATGACAAGCAATGTCACTTGTGATTGTTCCTTCATTAACAGCACAGTTTGTCATGTCACGACAAT CCAGCTGAAGGGACTTAATTTGACAGGGATTTTTCCTGATGAATTTGGCAACCTCACTTGCCTAAGAGAAAT AGACCTCACTTCTAACTACATCAGTGGACCACTCCCTACAACTCTTACTCAGATACCACTTATCATTTT GTTGGCGCTTGGAAATCGCATAAGTGGTATTCCAAAGGAAATTGGCAACATCATCACACTGGAGGAGCT TGTACTGGAGGACAATTTGCTTGAAGGCCCTCTTGAGCCAAACATTGGCAACTTGAGCGGCTTAAGGAAACT CCAACTCTCTGCTAATAATTTCACGGGAACGATACCCGAATCCTTTGGCAATTTGAAGAACTTAGAAAATTT TCGTATAGATGGAAGCACATTATCAGGAAAAATACCTGATTTTATTGGGAATTGGACCAAAATTACAAGATT AGACATGCAAGGCACATCTATGGAGGGACCTATTCCTTCAAGCATATCTTTGTTGAAAAACCTAACAGAGTT GAGAATATCTGATTTGAAAGGTTCAAGCTCGAATTTTCCTAATTTGCTTAACATGACCATGATGAAGACTTT GATTCTGAGAAATTGCTTGCTTACTGGTTCAATTCCATCTTATATTGGGAGTTGGACAAGGTTAAAAACATT AGACTTGAGCGTCAACAGATTGACCGGTGAAGTTCCCGACACGATGGGAGCTGCTCTGGATTACAT GTTCCTAGCAAACAACTCCCTTACAGGAGCAGTACCCAGTTGGGTAACAAGCAGCAAAAATTATCT CGACTTATCTTACAACAATTTCAACGGTTCTTCTCATATCAGTTGTCAGCAATCACAAGT TAATTTGGTTTCCAGTTTTTCATCTAACAGAAACAACTG GCTCTGGTGCATGGAGAAGGATCTTCCTTGTAGCGGGAAAGCACAGT ACAATTCTATGTTTATCAATTGTGGAGGACCCAAAATGACTTTTGAGGGGAATGAATATGAGGAGGACACCAATCCGAACGGCCCATcgattttctcctctttttcttctgcttcttcggAAAAGTGGGCTTATAGCAGCATCGGGCTTTACATGGGAAATGTTGAAGCTGCTTACGTAGCGAATAACCCACTTTCTATGAATGTGAGCGGCTCGGGATTTTACGAAACGGCTCGCCTTTCCCCTTGGTCGATCAGATACTATTTCCTTTGCATGATGAAAGGAAGTTACAAAGTGCGGCTCCATTTTGCTGAAATTCAATATTCCGATGACAAAACATTTAGCAGCCTTGGGAGACGTATATTTGACATATCGATACAGGTGA TTCTTGTTAATTCTTGCGGGGCAATCAAGTGTTGAAGGATTTTAATATTGCGAGAGGAAGCCGGGGGTGTGGGGAAGGGCATATACAGAGATTTCGATAACATTTATGTGAATGGCAGTACTTTGGAGATTCACCTATATTGGTCAGGGAAGGGAACCACGGCCATTCCAGATAGAGGTGTCTATGGACCACTTATTTCCGCTATTGCAGTGACACCGA ACTTTGATGTTGGAAGTGTTGGACTATCAGCTGGAGCAATCACTGGAATCGTGGTAGCTTCCGTGGTCCTCCTTGTATCGATATTACTAGTCCTCTGGCTAACAAGATTCTTAGGCGGTAGAGAAGTTAATGATTTAG ATCTCCAAACTGGCCATTTCACTTTACAGCAAATCAAAGCTGCTACAGGCGACTTCGACTCTGTGAATAAGATAGGTGAAGGAGGGTTTGGGGCAGTTTACAAG GGAACACTGTTGGATGGAACTATTATTGCTGTGAAGCAACATTCTTCTAAATCAAAGCAAGGCAATCGTGAATTTCTCAATGAGATAAGCATGATATTTGCTCTCCAGCACCCAAATCTCGTAAAGCTTTATGGCTGCTGCATTGAAGGAAATCAATTGTTGCTGGTTTACGAATATATGGAGAACAATAGTCTTGCCCACGCACTTTTTG ATGAGCAACAAATTGAGTTGGATTGGGCAACGAGAAAGAAAATAGGTTTGGGAATAGCAAGGGGATTGGCTTACCTTCATGAGGAGTCTACATTGAAAATCGTTCATAGGGACATAAAAGCAACAAATGTGCTGCTTGACAAGGAACTAAATGccaagatttcagattttggttTGGCCAAacttgatgaagaagaaaatacgCATATTAGCACAAGGGTAGCTGGAACAAT AGGTTATATGGCTCCTGAATATGCGATGAGGGGCTACTTGACAGATAAAGCcgatgtctatagctttggaGTCGTCACTTTGGAAATTGTCAGTGGAAAGAGCAACACAAATTACAGGCCAAAGGAGGAATTTGTTTACCTCCTTGACTGG GCCTATGTGTTACAAGAGCAAGGGAATGTTCTTGAACTCGTGGATCCACGCCTCGGCTCAGATTACTCCATGGAAGAGGCAATGCGAATGCTAAACCTGGCACTACTATGCACCAATCCTTCACCAACTCTCAGGCCACCAATGTCAACTGTGGTGAGCATACTCGAAGGAAACAGCCCGATTCAAGCACCGATAATCAAGCGCTCCGCAACGAATCCAAATCCTAGGTTCAGAGCCTTCGAGAGGCTAGCTAATGACATCCAAACAAATGTCTCGACATTCTCTCAGGACACTCACCTGGTGCCGGGAAGCATGTCCATCGAAGGTCCATGGATTgattcttcagcttctttcagGAGTAAGGATGAGACCCACGGCCATTCTTCAGAGAGCAAGCTTCTATCAGATTTTTAG
- the LOC108960657 gene encoding probable LRR receptor-like serine/threonine-protein kinase At1g53430, with product MMEWFLYVSRRISDLKGPSSNFPNLKGMDMMKTLILRNCLLIGSIPDYIGYWTSLKTLDLSINRLTGQVPDTMEAALDYMFLTNNCLTGAVPSWVTSSKHYLDLSYNNFNSSSLISCQQSQVNLVSSYSSKGNNSLWCMEKDLPCSGKAQYHSLFINCGGTKMTFEGNQYVEDTSPNGPSIFSSSSFGSSEKWAYSSTGLYMGKSDASYTANNPFFMNVNGSEFYQTARLSPGSIRYYGLCMMKGSYKVRLHFAEIQYSDDETFSSLGRRIFDVSIQGNQVLKDFNIVEEAGGVGKGIYRDFDNIYVNGGTLEIHLYWSGKGTTAIPDRGVYGPLISAIAVTSNFDVGSAGLSAGAITGIAVASVVLLILILLILWLTGFFGNK from the exons ATGATGGAGTGGTTTTTATATGTGTCCAGGAGAATATCTGATTTGAAAGGTCCGAGCTcgaattttcctaatttgaagGGCATGGACATGATGAAGACTTT GATTTTGAGAAATTGCTTGCTTATTGGCTCAATTCCAGATTACATTGGGTATTGGACAAGTTTAAAAACATT AGACCTGAGCATCAATAGATTGACTGGTCAAGTTCCCGACACAATGGAGGCTGCTCTGGATTACAT GTTCCTAACAAACAACTGCCTTACTGGAGCAGTGCCCAGTTGGGTAACAAGCAGCAAGCATTATCT TGACTTATCTTACAACAATTTCAACAGTTCTTCTCTTATCAGTTGTCAGCAATCACAAGT TAATTTGGTTTCCAGTTATTCATCTAAAGGAAACAACTC GCTCTGGTGCATGGAGAAGGATCTTCCCTGCAGCGGGAAAGCCCAAT ACCATTCCTTGTTTATCAATTGTGGAGGAACCAAAATGACTTTTGAGGGGAATCAATATGTAGAGGACACTAGTCCGAACGGTCCATCaattttctcctcctcttcttttggTTCTTCAGAAAAGTGGGCTTACAGCAGCACCGGGCTTTATATGGGAAAATCCGACGCTAGTTACACAGCGAATAACCCATTTTTTATGAATGTGAACGGCTCggaattttaccaaacggctCGCCTTTCCCCTGGGTCGATCAGATACTATGGCCTTTGCATGATGAAAGGAAGTTACAAAGTGCGGCTCCATTTTGCTGAAATTCAATATTCTGACGACGAAACATTTAGCAGCCTAGGGAGACGTATATTCGATGTATCGATACAG GGCAATCAAGTGTTGAAGGATTTTAATATTGTAGAGGAAGCGGGGGGTGTTGGGAAGGGCATATACAGAGATTTTGATAACATTTACGTGAATGGCGGTACTTTGGAGATTCATCTATATTGGTCAGGGAAGGGAACCACGGCCATTCCTGATAGAGGTGTCTATGGACCACTTATTTCCGCCATTGCAGTGACATCGA ACTTTGATGTTGGAAGTGCTGGACTATCAGCTGGAGCAATCACAGGAATCGCAGTGGCTTCAGTGGTTCtcctcatattgatattattaaTCCTTTGGCTAACAGGATTCTTTGGCAACAAATAA
- the LOC104452298 gene encoding probable LRR receptor-like serine/threonine-protein kinase At1g53430, translating to MVVPLGSIYRVAVCVVLVVICYAVFECDARLLPQDEVDTLKTIAMKMQNKYWNVTKTSCSDGIGLNVTTLPLGMTSTVTCDCSFVNGTVCHVTRIKLKGLNLTGIFPDEFGNLTYLREIDFTRNYISGSLPTTLTQIPLTILSALGNRISSIPKEIGNISMLKELILEDNLLEDTLEPNIGNLSRLRKLRVSANNFVGTIPESFGNLKNLETLWKHIIRKDT from the exons ATGGTGGTGCCTCTGGGTTCAATTTACAGAGTGGCTGTCTGTGTCGTTCTTGTCGTGATTTGCTATGCGGTCTTCGAGTGTGATGCTCGACTCTTGCCGCAAGATGAAG TTGATACACTAAAAACAATTGCcatgaaaatgcaaaacaaatattggaatGTAACCAAAACATCATGCAGTGATGGTATAGGTCTAAACGTGACGACCTTGCCTTTAGGAATGACAAGCACTGTGACTTGCGATTGTTCCTTCGTTAACGGCACAGTTTGCCATGTCACGAGAAT CAAGTTGAAGGGACTTAATTTGACAGGGATTTTTCCTGATGAATTTGGCAACCTTACTTACCTAAGAGAAAT AGACTTCACTCGTAATTACATTAGTGGATCTCTCCCCACGACTCTTACTCAGATACCACTTACCATTTT ATCAGCACTTGGAAATCGCATAAGTAGTATTCCCAAGGAAATTGGCAACATAAGCATGCTGAAGGAGCT TATCCTAGAGGACAACTTGCTTGAAGACACTCTTGAGCCAAACATTGGCAACTTGAGCCGCTTAAGGAAACT CCGGGTGTCTGCTAATAATTTCGTGGGCACAATACCTGAATCCTTTGGCAATTTGAAGAACTTAGAAACTTT ATGGAAGCACATTATCAGGAAAGATACCTGA
- the LOC104452300 gene encoding probable LRR receptor-like serine/threonine-protein kinase At1g53430, which translates to MAVLRGSVYRVAVPVVLVVICSAVFECDARLLPQDEVDTLNTIATKMRNNYWNVTETSCSDGIGLNVTLATGMTSNVSCTCSFADGTICHVTKIQLKRLNLTGIFPDEFGNLTCLREIDLTLNYISGSLPTTLSRIQLKILTALGNRISGIPKEIGNISTLEELELEDNLLEGTLEPNIGNLINLKKLQLSANNFTGTIPESFGNLKNLQTFRIDGSTLSGKIPNFIGNWTKIRRLDMQGTSMEGPIPSSISLLSNLIELRISDLKGPSSNFPNLRGMKMMKTLILRNCLLTGSIPYYIGEWTNLTTLDLSVNKLTGQVPNTMGDALDYMFLANNSLTGAVPSWVTSSNHYLDLSYNSFEGSSPISCQESQVNLVSSYSSNENNSLWCMEKDLPCSGKAQYHSLFINCGGTKMIFEGNEYEEDTSLKGPSKFSSFSSASSEKWAYSSTGLYMGNADAAYIANNPLSMNVNGSRFYETARLSPWSIRYYGLCMMKGSYKVRLHFAEIQYSNEKTFSSLGRRIFDISIQGNQVLKDFNIAEEAGGVGKGIYRDFDNIYVNGSTLEIHLYWSGKGTTGIPDRGVYGPLISAIAVTPNFDVRSAGLSIGAITGIAVASVVLIVLILLVLRLTRFLGSGEVKDLDLQTGHFTLRQIKAATDNFNSVNKIGEGGFGSVYKGILLDGTMIAVKQQSPKSKQGNREFLNEISMIFALKHPNLIKLYGCCIEGNQLLLVYEYLENNSLARALFGPDEQQIELDWAIRKKIVLGTARGLAYLHEESGLKIVHRDIKATNVLLDKELNAKISDFGLAKLNEEENTHISTRIVGTIGYMAPEYAMRGYLTDKADVYSFGVVALEIVSGKSNTNYRPKEEFVYLLDWAYVLQEQGNVLELVDSRLGSNYSKEEAMRLLNLALLCTNPSPTLRPPMSSVVSMLEGNSAIQSPIIKRTATNPDSRFRAFERRANDSQTNALTFSRDSHQVPGSMSREGLWIDSSASFTSKDETHGHSSKSKLLSHF; encoded by the exons ATGGCGGTGCTTCGGGGTTCGGTTTACAGAGTAGCTGTCCCCGTTGTTCTTGTTGTGATTTGCTCGGCGGTCTTCGAGTGTGATGCTCGACTCTTGCCGCAAGATGAAG TTGATACACTCAATACAATCGCCACGAAAATGCGAAACAATTACTGGAACGTAACGGAGACATCATGCAGTGATGGTATCGGTCTAAACGTGACCTTGGCTACAGGAATGACAAGCAACGTGAGTTGCACTTGTTCCTTCGCTGACGGCACCATTTGCCATGTCACGAAAAT CCAGCTGAAGAGACTTAATTTGACAGGGATTTTTCCTGATGAATTCGGCAACCTCACTTGCCTAAGAGAAAT AGACCTCACTCTTAACTACATTAGTGGATCGCTCCCCACAACTCTTTCTCGGATACAACTTAAAATTCT GACAGCACTTGGAAATCGCATAAGTGGTATTCCCAAGGAAATTGGCAATATCAGCACACTGGAGGAGCT TGAATTGGAGGACAACCTGCTTGAAGGCACTCTTGAGCCAAACATTGGCAACTTGATTAACTTAAAGAAACT CCAGTTGTCTGCTAATAATTTTACAGGAACGATACCCGAATCCTTTGGCAATTTGAAGAACTTACAAACTTT TCGTATAGATGGAAGCACATTATCAGGAAAGATACCCAATTTTATTGGGAATTGGACCAAAATTAGAAGATT GGATATGCAAGGCACATCTATGGAGGGACCTATTCCTTCAAGCATATCTTTGTTGTCAAACTTGATTGAGTT GAGAATATCCGATTTGAAAGGTCCAAGCTCGAATTTTCCTAATTTGCGGGGCatgaaaatgatgaagactTT GATTTTGAGAAATTGCTTGCTTACTGGCTCAATTCCTTATTACATTGGGGAATGGACAAATTTGACAACATT AGACCTGAGCGTCAACAAATTGACTGGTCAAGTTCCTAACACGATGGGAGATGCTCTAGATTACAT GTTCCTAGCAAACAACTCCCTTACTGGAGCAGTACCCAGTTGGGTAACAAGCAGCAATCATTATCT CGACTTATCTTACAACAGTTTCGAAGGTTCTTCTCCTATCAGTTGTCAGGAATCACAAGT TAATTTGGTTTCCAGCTATTCATCTAACGAAAATAACTC GCTCTGGTGCATGGAGAAGGATCTTCCTTGTAGCGGGAAAGCACAGT ACCATTCCTTGTTTATCAATTGCGGAGGaaccaaaatgatttttgaggGGAATGAATATGAAGAGGACACCAGTCTGAAGGGCCCATCGAaattctcctctttttcttctgcttcttcggAAAAGTGGGCTTACAGCAGCACCGGGCTTTACATGGGAAATGCTGACGCTGCTTACATAGCAAATAACCCACTTTCTATGAATGTGAACGGCTCAAGATTTTACGAAACGGCTCGCCTTTCCCCTTGGTCGATTAGATACTATGGCCTTTGCATGATGAAAGGAAGTTACAAAGTGCGGCTCCATTTTGCTGAAATTCAATATtccaatgaaaaaacatttAGCAGCCTTGGGAGACGTATATTCGATATATCGATACAG GGCAATCAAGTGTTGAAGGATTTTAATATTGCAGAGGAAGCCGGGGGTGTGGGGAAGGGCATATACAGAGATTTCGATAACATTTACGTGAATGGTAGTACTTTGGAGATTCACCTATATTGGTCAGGGAAGGGAACCACGGGCATTCCTGATAGAGGTGTATATGGACCACTTATTTCTGCTATTGCAGTGACACCGA ACTTCGATGTTAGAAGCGCTGGACTATCAATTGGAGCAATCACTGGAATCGCAGTAGCTTCAGTGGTTCTCATTGTATTGATATTACTAGTCCTTCGGCTAACAAGATTTTTAGGCAGCGGAGAAGTTAAAGATTTAG ATCTCCAAACTGGCCATTTCACTTTAAGGCAAATCAAAGCTGCTACAGACAACTTCAACTCTGTGAATAAGATAGGTGAAGGAGGGTTTGGGTCAGTTTACAAG GGAATACTGTTGGATGGAACTATGATTGCTGTGAAGCAACAATCTCCTAAATCAAAGCAAGGCAATCGTGAATTTCTCAACGAGATAAGCATGATATTTGCTCTCAAACACCCAAATCTCATAAAGCTTTATGGTTGCTGCATTGAAGGAAATCAGTTGTTGTTAGTTTACGAATATTTGGAGAACAATAGTCTTGCCCGTGCACTTTTTG gACCAGATGAGCAGCAGATTGAGTTGGATTGGgccataagaaagaaaatagttttgggaaCAGCAAGGGGATTGGCTTACCTTCATGAGGAATCTGGGTTGAAAATTGTTCATAGGGACATAAAAGCGACAAATGTGTTGCTTGATAAGGAACTAAATGCCAAGATCTCAGATTTTGGTTTGGCCAAACTCAATGAAGAAGAGAATACGCATATAAGCACAAGGATAGTTGGAACAAT AGGTTATATGGCTCCTGAATATGCGATGAGGGGCTACTTGACAGACAAAGCtgatgtctatagctttggaGTAGTCGCTTTGGAAATTGTCAGCGGAAAGAGCAACACAAATTACAGGCCAAAGGAAGAATTTGTTTATCTCCTTGACTGG GCCTATGTGTTACAAGAGCAAGGGAACGTTCTTGAACTCGTGGATTCACGCCTTGGCTCAAATTACTCCAAGGAAGAGGCAATGAGATTGCTAAACCTGGCACTACTATGCACCAATCCTTCACCAACTCTCAGGCCGCCAATGTCATCTGTGGTAAGCATGCTAGAAGGAAACAGTGCGATTCAATCACCGATAATCAAGCGAACTGCAACGAATCCAGATTCTAGGTTCAGAGCCTTCGAGAGGCGAGCTAATGATAGCCAAACAAATGCCTTGACATTCTCTCGGGACTCTCACCAGGTGCCGGGAAGCATGTCCAGGGAAGGTCTATGGATTgattcttcagcttctttcacGAGTAAGGATGAGACCCACGGCCACTCTTCAAAGAGCAAGCTTCTATCACATTTTTAG